A genome region from Leishmania mexicana MHOM/GT/2001/U1103 complete genome, chromosome 28 includes the following:
- a CDS encoding ATPase-like protein, protein MRRQSCSPPLPPEGESTRYPVVIEVRTTADTAAWPELSSLVRSYVRVQASRRLAAGHLPPFLPGAPISLADAPPLLRDDVVSMRVCDVSFPAGCSWANMEQVYFCMRLYRLHGETLCRPLSSAASAPATQASLPAWCTADSMHSGGDEGDSASTFTVTPLPHISLEGQWESLYYGESEAASIAFKRDIVSYVDTAMRFTHAGVSSNFVTWNRLILFHGPPGTGKTSLCRALAQKLSIRLASSVYARACLLEINAHSLFSRWFSESGKRVLQLFEQVHRIADDKECLVCCVMDEVESLAAARTSAMKGNEPSDSIRVVNALLTQMDRLQDCKNIVVLATTNLTAAIDVALLDRADKRVYVGPPGVQARFLMLYASVQELVDKQLVAAPQAGTPVLPDELSGFSAADERCQAEGQAAHGGNVGAHRGFGSHLLDGDSGTADAAHMWNEELTALHDVPRPFHKLPQQMMPPFTSSGTVPAPQPAHPQLPSHCLSDTAYPISELLHHIAKVCVGLNGRTLKKLPFLAYGACMCNFYSGGCGRSESAWQGDQSGGVDAPLPLRDYLEALFKVAQEAAAVAVLDANSGS, encoded by the coding sequence ATGCGCCGCCAATCTTGCTCACCACCACTCCCCCCTGAGGGAGAATCGACGCGGTACCCTGTGGTGATCGAAGTGAGGACCACGGCCGATACCGCTGCCTGGCCCGAGCTCAGCAGCCTCGTCCGATcctacgtgcgcgtgcaggccAGCCGCCGACTGGCCGCGGGCCACCTGCCGCCGTTTCTCCCTGGCGcccccatctctctcgcagacgcgccgcctctgctgagAGACGATGTCGTGTCGATGCGGGTGTGTGATGTCTCCTTCCCGGCAGGCTGTTCGTGGGCAAATATGGAGCAGGTGTACTTCTGCATGCGCCTGTACCGACTCCACGGCGAAACGCTCTGTAGGCCACTATCGTCCGCCGCGTCCGCCCCGGCTACCCAGGCGTCTCTGCCGGCGTGGTGCACGGCTGACAGCatgcacagcggcggcgacgaaggTGACAGTGCGTCGACCTTTACCGTGACACCCCTGCCGCACATCTCACTGGAGGGCCAGTGGGAGTCGCTGTACTACGGCGAGAGTGAGGCGGCGTCGATTGCGTTCAAGCGGGACATCGTGAGCTACGTGGACACCGCCATGCGGTTCACCCACGCCGGGGTTAGCTCTAACTTTGTAACATGGAATCGACTTATTCTTTTCCACGGCCCGCCAGGCACGGGCAAGACGTCGCTGTGTCGCGCCTTGGCGCAGAAACTGTCGATCCGCCTCGCCTCGTCGGTGTATGCTCGCGCGTGTCTTTTGGAGATCAACGCTCACAGCTTGTTCAGTCGCTGGTTCAGCGAGAGCGGCAAACGCGTCCTGCAGTTGTTTGAGCAggtgcaccgcatcgccgacgACAAGGAGTGCTTGGTGTGCTGTGTGATGGACGAGGTGGAGAGcctcgcggcagcgcgcacctccgccatGAAGGGCAACGAACCATCTGACTCGATCCGTGTCGTGAACGCACTGCTCACACAGATGGATCGACTACAGGACTGCAAGAACATCGTTGTGCTCGCCACCACAAACTTGACGGCGGCAATTGATGTTGCGCTGCTGGACAGAGCGGACAAGCGCGTGTATGTCGGCCCGCCAGGTGTGCAGGCGCGCTTCCTCATGCTATATGCGAGCGTGCAGGAGTTAGTGGACAAGCAGTTGGTGGCTGCACCGCAGGCGGGGACGCCGGTGCTGCCTGACGAACTGAGCGGGTTCTCTGCCGCGGACGAGCGTTGTCAGGCGGAGGGGCAAGCGGCACACGGGGGCAACGTAGGCGCGCACCGAGGCTTTGGCAGTCATCTGCTGgatggcgacagcggcaccgccgacgccgcacaCATGTGGAATGAAGAGCTGACCGCGCTGCACGACGTGCCGCGTCCGTTTCACAAACTACCGCAGCAGATGATGCCGCCATTCACGAGTTCGGGAACGGTCCCCGCCCCGCAACCAGCGCATCCCCAATTGCCGTCGCACTGCCTCTCTGACACTGCCTACCCGATCAGTGAGCTGCTCCATCACATTGCCAAGGTGTGCGTGGGACTAAACGGCCGCACCTTGAAGAAACTGCCATTCTTGGCGTAcggcgcgtgcatgtgcaaTTTTTACTCCGGCGGCTGCGGTCGTAGCGAGTCGGCGTGGCAGGGCGATCAGAGCGGTGGCGTCGatgcgcctctgcctctgcggGACTACCTGGAGGCGTTGTTCAAGGTTGCACAGGAAgcagctgcggtggccgTACTCGATGCGAATAGCGGTTCCTAA